The window cctttgtaattggatccttggtacagccgtaacctggaggaagtattgcctcacgcagcaatttcaacccatacCCTGTCTCCTAGTAAGTTTCTCCCTGCTCATCTGCCAGGggctgagtggggggggggggggggggggggggggaggggggggagggggggggaggaaaagAGGGGAGGTGCTGGGCAGTGTAGTGTTAACCACAcagctgtggatctggagtcacgtgtaggatagaccaggtaaaggatgcagctgggtgactgaatgaatcctttcccacaatggcagtttccttccctaaaaaaaaaGAGTATGCGTGAATCAGATAGGACCCCCACCCTAAAAACGGTTTCATCATCAGATTCTGAACTGCAGATTTCTGACAGAATTCCAATTCCGTGATCTTGCCATGGCTGGATTCAAACTCAGGAGTCCccggaactgggttgatagtccagtcccTAATGGCACTCAGTTGTTGCTCCTCCAATCACCCTGTGATGGCACGTGAACTCGttggtgcctccgcaggtgggaggagcgggtgaaggccttcccacactctgtgcAGCCGAagggcttctccccagtgtggatccgctggtgggtctggagattggaggaatcgctgaaccccttcctgcactcagggcagctgaagggccacTCCCCTGTGTGAACcctctggtgtctcagcaggatggaggaattgctgaaggccttcccgcactctgtgcaggggaatggcctctccctcaTATGGATCtgccggtgggtcagcagagtggtggaattgctgaaggccttcctgcactcggggcagctgaagggcttctccccagtgtggagaCGCTGGTGCTTCCACAAGTTGCTCACCTGACTAAATCccttcccgcacttggggcaggtgaacggcctctgccctgtgtggacccgctggtgagtcagcaggtgggaggaattgctgaaggccttcccacactcggggcagctgtagggcctctcccctgtgtggacccgccagtgggtcagcaggtcagaggaatgTCTGAATGCCTTCTTGCACTCGGAGCAAGAAAACGGCCTCTCACCAGTGTGGAGTCGCTTGTGGGTCTGGAGGTTGAAGGAATTGCTGaaagccttcccgcactcgggacatgggaacggcctctcccctgtATGGACCCGCTGGTGAGTCCGCAGGgcagaggcctgggtaaagcccttcccacactcagggcagctgaagggcctctctccggtgtgactgcgccgatgagtctccagggcagatgggacacagaagcctttcccgcagtcaccacacttccatggtttctccacagggcgggattcctcagatttctccatggccgaagcttcagccGCACACAAATGCGTGTAGAGCCCCTTCGCACCGTGATTTCCTCTTAACAGGCGGTATAGCTGTTACACGCTAcacactcagtgcactgcaacagtaggtctctcatccagtcccactgatactGGAAAtgtactcaaacaggaaccaaaaagctttgctccttctcacagaatcacagtaaaaAATCGTTGTGGTCCTGATGGATTGAGTGACCGTCAGACATTGACACCAAAGTGAAGACTGCTGACTCTGGAGAGTCACTGTCAAAAAGTAcggcactggaaaagctcagcagatcaggcagcatccgaggagcaggagagttgacgttacAGTTAATTTTGAAACTTcttgtcttcagatcttcaaatgctGTAAAAAGAGAATATTAAGTCATCACTGTCAGTTCTGCTTTttgcagaacattcttttcttttattattccacaaaacagaaagcgtcatcccattctctctctctccccctctgttctcactccactttaagtaattctcctgaaggtgctgattcaggattttACAAGTGCAGAAAAGCAAAAACGTCAAGGCTTATCTCTCTGaaactccacctgaaagttaatatctttcacgtCATTGGCAtaatgctgagagtgagcaggtctgatttggAAAGCAAAATAAAGTGTGCCAATTCAGGATGagcctgcaatgcagcttcttgaggaacaaCCTCAAGAAATGGTTAATGTCCCCGGGAAGGGAAGCATAATGAGACTTCAAGGTATTAACACCGAcaccagagagagaaacagaacatACAGACGTGGCAAACGTTACTGGAAagccagaatcatagagatatacacacagaaacagacatagGCATTTCAGTCAAACTATTCtgtgttgaccagatatcctaaattaatctcgtgacATTTGCCAGCACGTGTTTCCTGGCCCTCTGAACCGTTCGTTTTGATACACCcgtgcagatgccttttaaatgatacCAGCCTCCATACtttctctggcaggtcattccgtacacacattcacacccgaCCAAACCTTGTGAAAAAATTgcctccttaggtctcttttaaatctccaCGCCCCCTCCCCCGCCGCCCCCGCCGCCCTCACCCTAAATCaatcaccctctagttctggactcccccaccccaaggaaaagaccatgtctatttaccctatccgtgctccttatgattttataaaagtctaTAATGTTACCCCTAAGATTCTGGCGC of the Chiloscyllium punctatum isolate Juve2018m chromosome 36, sChiPun1.3, whole genome shotgun sequence genome contains:
- the LOC140460671 gene encoding uncharacterized protein, which translates into the protein MEKSEESRPVEKPWKCGDCGKGFCVPSALETHRRSHTGERPFSCPECGKGFTQASALRTHQRVHTGERPFPCPECGKAFSNSFNLQTHKRLHTGERPFSCSECKKAFRHSSDLLTHWRVHTGERPYSCPECGKAFSNSSHLLTHQRVHTGQRPFTCPKCGKGFSQVSNLWKHQRLHTGEKPFSCPECRKAFSNSTTLLTHRQIHMRERPFPCTECGKAFSNSSILLRHQRVHTGEWPFSCPECRKGFSDSSNLQTHQRIHTGEKPFGCTECGKAFTRSSHLRRHQRVHVPSQGDWRSNN